The following proteins are encoded in a genomic region of Corynebacterium atypicum:
- a CDS encoding histidine phosphatase family protein: MSRRLIMVRHGQTTFNATRRMQGHLDTELSELGRQQAAGAGQALADAGISRIVASDLSRARETAEIIAACLGMSVETDSRLRETHLGRWQGATGAEIDAAAPGIRALWRHDAAWAPPGGESRLDVAVRARPVIEELMAAWPQWEDATLLIVAHGGTISALTSSLLEFTLDQYPLLSGLGNGGWAQLTARPRFHRDRPASPPEFTPGTVADAQWYLDGWNLGASAVGSGADTGEESKR, encoded by the coding sequence GTGAGCCGGCGACTGATCATGGTCCGCCACGGGCAGACCACTTTTAACGCGACCCGCAGGATGCAGGGGCACCTGGACACCGAGCTTTCTGAGCTGGGGCGCCAGCAGGCGGCAGGTGCCGGACAGGCGCTGGCGGACGCGGGAATCTCGCGGATCGTGGCCTCGGACCTGAGCCGGGCCCGCGAGACGGCGGAGATTATCGCCGCGTGCCTGGGCATGAGCGTGGAAACCGATTCGCGGTTGCGCGAGACCCACCTGGGGCGCTGGCAGGGGGCCACTGGCGCCGAGATCGATGCGGCGGCGCCGGGGATCCGAGCGCTGTGGCGCCACGACGCCGCCTGGGCGCCACCGGGCGGGGAGTCCCGTCTGGATGTCGCCGTGCGGGCCCGGCCGGTCATCGAGGAGCTTATGGCCGCCTGGCCGCAGTGGGAAGACGCGACGCTGCTCATCGTCGCCCACGGTGGGACCATCTCGGCGTTGACGAGCAGCCTGCTGGAGTTTACCCTCGACCAGTATCCGCTGCTGTCCGGGTTGGGCAACGGCGGCTGGGCGCAGCTGACCGCACGGCCGCGATTCCACCGGGATCGTCCGGCCTCCCCGCCCGAGTTCACCCCCGGCACCGTGGCGGACGCCCAGTGGTACCTGGACGGCTGGAACCTGGGCGCGTCGGCGGTCGGTTCGGGAGCGGATACGGGAGAGGAGTCGAAGCGATGA
- a CDS encoding cutinase family protein: MNNTGWIRRAVVSLGAAVAVAAASVVLAWAIPADAPVPEPVSPVAAAEGTCPATVVVAARGSEQNRPEDVPPTRHSPRLQRESNGWEGTTLRYFFNLVEYRNPGSFDDAYVLGLEPGYYPAKFPMPEVVPDGHAIVPFELIRRIAEILHLTPPSVIAGNAVNEFVDSLQRAIPGVPRAIADYEAQTGCQPHYLLVGYSQGAVALAAAEKAIDEQTGGRVAGVLTIGAPPKPAGLIPYELRALLQEYPMDAVTERRLDYCRSGDVICESTWKNAVDALASGGIGVHADYFKSAALDPGQASTSEAAVADQFAGWLRPQG, translated from the coding sequence ATGAATAACACCGGGTGGATTCGGCGGGCCGTCGTGAGTCTTGGCGCGGCAGTTGCGGTCGCAGCGGCCAGCGTCGTGCTAGCGTGGGCGATACCCGCCGATGCCCCGGTGCCGGAGCCGGTCTCGCCGGTCGCGGCGGCGGAGGGTACCTGCCCTGCGACCGTGGTGGTCGCCGCCCGTGGCTCCGAGCAAAACCGCCCGGAAGACGTTCCCCCGACCCGCCATTCGCCGCGCCTTCAGCGCGAGTCAAACGGCTGGGAGGGCACGACCCTGCGGTACTTTTTCAACCTGGTGGAGTACCGCAACCCTGGCTCTTTCGATGATGCCTACGTGCTCGGCCTCGAGCCGGGCTACTATCCGGCGAAGTTTCCCATGCCCGAGGTCGTCCCAGACGGACATGCGATCGTGCCGTTCGAGCTGATCCGCAGGATCGCGGAGATCCTGCACTTGACCCCGCCGAGCGTGATCGCGGGCAACGCCGTCAACGAGTTCGTCGATTCCCTGCAGCGCGCGATTCCGGGCGTGCCGCGCGCCATCGCGGACTACGAGGCACAGACCGGTTGCCAGCCGCACTACCTGCTGGTGGGCTATTCCCAGGGCGCTGTCGCTTTGGCTGCGGCGGAAAAGGCCATCGACGAGCAGACCGGCGGGCGGGTCGCCGGGGTCCTGACCATCGGCGCGCCGCCGAAGCCGGCCGGCTTGATTCCCTACGAGCTGAGGGCGCTGCTTCAGGAGTACCCGATGGACGCCGTCACCGAGCGCCGGCTGGACTACTGCCGCTCCGGGGATGTGATCTGCGAGTCAACGTGGAAGAATGCCGTGGACGCGTTGGCCTCCGGGGGAATTGGCGTGCATGCCGATTATTTTAAGTCGGCGGCCCTGGACCCGGGCCAGGCGAGCACCTCGGAGGCGGCCGTGGCCGACCAGTTCGCGGGCTGGCTGCGCCCGCAGGGTTAA
- the rsfS gene encoding ribosome silencing factor, with product MSVSEESRRLAGIAARAADAKQASNVAVIDVSDVMAISDIFIVASATNEPHVRAIVENIEDALTADGEEPLRREGNREYRWVLLDYGGVVVHVQREEEREFYGLDRLYRSCPLVEVEGIEPAQRPGKWVEEVDPRRVESVEDLPLAGSAPGPTSSSRRP from the coding sequence GTGTCAGTTTCCGAGGAATCCCGCCGGCTCGCCGGGATCGCGGCGCGGGCCGCGGACGCCAAGCAGGCGAGCAACGTCGCCGTCATCGACGTTTCGGACGTCATGGCGATCAGCGATATCTTCATCGTCGCGTCGGCGACCAACGAGCCGCACGTGCGGGCGATCGTGGAAAACATTGAGGATGCCCTGACCGCTGACGGCGAGGAGCCGCTGCGCCGGGAGGGCAACCGGGAATACCGCTGGGTGCTGCTCGACTACGGCGGCGTCGTCGTCCACGTGCAGCGCGAGGAAGAGCGCGAATTCTACGGCCTGGATCGCCTCTATCGGTCCTGCCCCTTGGTTGAGGTCGAGGGGATCGAACCCGCGCAACGCCCCGGCAAATGGGTGGAGGAAGTCGACCCCCGCCGGGTCGAAAGCGTCGAGGATCTGCCGCTGGCAGGCTCGGCCCCCGGTCCGACGAGTTCTAGTCGCCGACCGTGA
- a CDS encoding DegV family protein → MSVRVVVDSSCGVPPAIAAELGITVVDLHVMSTDDGASTAGLSSLELCAVYARQLQRGGDDGVVALHLSKELSSTWSSATAAAAIFDDKVLVVDTPTVGMAVGAAAMAAARLALDGADLAACYELAVEILDRSATWIYLHRLDEMRRSGRISATTAVVSTALASKPIMRIADGKVELAAKTRTQTKAFTRLTEFVLEQAEGRPVFVAIQEHEAREASRRLKELFEQALPAGSSVMVVELSDALAVHTGPGSLGVSVVYSAEQSAQFRV, encoded by the coding sequence ATGAGCGTGCGCGTCGTGGTCGACTCCTCGTGTGGGGTGCCGCCAGCCATCGCCGCCGAGCTCGGCATCACCGTCGTCGATTTGCACGTGATGAGTACCGACGACGGCGCGTCTACCGCGGGGTTGTCCTCGCTGGAGCTGTGCGCGGTGTACGCCCGGCAGCTCCAGCGCGGCGGCGACGACGGCGTGGTGGCCTTGCACCTGTCGAAAGAGCTGAGCTCCACGTGGTCGTCGGCGACGGCAGCCGCCGCGATTTTTGACGATAAGGTGCTCGTGGTGGATACCCCTACGGTGGGGATGGCCGTCGGTGCGGCGGCCATGGCGGCCGCCCGTTTGGCTCTCGACGGCGCCGATCTTGCGGCCTGCTACGAGCTGGCGGTGGAGATTCTGGATAGGTCGGCGACGTGGATCTACCTGCACCGGCTCGACGAGATGCGGCGCTCGGGGCGCATCTCCGCGACCACCGCGGTGGTGTCCACGGCGTTGGCGAGCAAGCCGATCATGCGCATCGCAGACGGCAAGGTCGAGCTCGCCGCCAAGACGCGGACCCAGACGAAGGCGTTTACCCGGCTGACGGAGTTCGTGCTGGAGCAGGCCGAGGGCCGCCCGGTGTTCGTGGCCATTCAAGAGCACGAGGCCCGGGAGGCCTCGCGGCGGCTCAAGGAGCTGTTCGAGCAGGCGCTGCCAGCAGGCTCGAGCGTCATGGTGGTCGAGCTCAGTGACGCCTTGGCGGTGCACACCGGCCCGGGTTCGCTCGGGGTCAGCGTAGTGTACTCGGCCGAGCAGTCAGCGCAGTTCCGCGTCTAG
- a CDS encoding ankyrin repeat domain-containing protein has product MNTPDVDEDIQELAGRLFDMARNGDDTLCEYIHAGVPVDLANHQGNTFLMLAAYAGHAGLVDKLAQRGADVNKLNDRGQSPLAGAIFKKEQAVIDALLAAGASATAGTPSALDTARLFGAQELVSRLESRP; this is encoded by the coding sequence ATGAACACTCCTGACGTTGATGAAGATATTCAAGAACTCGCCGGACGGCTCTTCGACATGGCTCGAAACGGCGACGACACGCTGTGCGAATACATCCACGCCGGGGTACCGGTAGACCTTGCCAACCATCAGGGAAACACCTTCCTGATGTTGGCCGCTTACGCCGGGCACGCGGGGCTCGTCGATAAGCTCGCACAACGTGGCGCCGACGTGAACAAGCTCAACGATCGCGGACAGTCGCCGCTGGCGGGTGCCATCTTTAAAAAAGAGCAAGCCGTCATCGACGCGTTGCTTGCCGCCGGGGCGAGCGCTACGGCCGGTACCCCGAGCGCGCTCGACACAGCCAGACTTTTCGGGGCTCAAGAACTGGTTAGCCGCCTGGAATCCCGCCCGTAG
- the rpsT gene encoding 30S ribosomal protein S20 — MANIKQQKKRVLTNEKRRLRNKAVRSAVRTEIRKFREAVEAGDKAKAGEQLRVASRALDKSVSKGVFHRNNAANKKSNMARAFNKMA; from the coding sequence ATGGCTAACATCAAGCAGCAGAAGAAGCGCGTTCTTACTAACGAGAAGCGCCGCTTGCGCAACAAGGCCGTCCGCTCGGCCGTGCGCACCGAGATCCGCAAGTTCCGCGAGGCCGTCGAGGCCGGCGACAAGGCCAAGGCCGGCGAGCAGCTGCGCGTGGCCTCCCGGGCGCTGGACAAGTCGGTGTCCAAGGGCGTGTTCCACCGCAACAACGCGGCCAACAAGAAGTCGAACATGGCGCGCGCCTTTAACAAGATGGCCTAG
- the nadD gene encoding nicotinate-nucleotide adenylyltransferase, whose protein sequence is MRRLGVMGGTFDPPHFGHLAAASEAAYRLGLDRVAFVPTGDPWQKDPQGVSAAKDRVHMTHLAIAQDPRFFLSRVDVDRQKKTYTVDTLRDLSREFPGAKLYFILGADSLASLTTWKNWAEIHRLATLVGVSRPGYELRSPVDDVAVIQGPGLAISSTECRRRAAAGAPLSYLVPRRVCEYIGSRGLYAAP, encoded by the coding sequence GTGCGGCGCCTCGGCGTGATGGGGGGGACCTTCGACCCCCCGCATTTTGGTCACTTGGCTGCGGCCAGCGAGGCCGCCTATCGGCTAGGCCTCGACCGGGTAGCGTTCGTGCCCACGGGTGACCCCTGGCAGAAAGACCCGCAGGGGGTATCTGCGGCGAAGGACCGGGTGCATATGACGCACCTCGCCATCGCGCAGGATCCGCGGTTCTTCCTCAGCCGGGTAGACGTGGACCGGCAGAAGAAGACCTACACGGTGGACACGCTGCGGGACTTAAGCCGAGAGTTTCCGGGAGCTAAGCTCTATTTCATCTTGGGAGCCGACTCGCTGGCGTCCCTGACTACCTGGAAGAACTGGGCGGAGATTCACCGCCTGGCCACTTTAGTGGGCGTCAGCCGGCCCGGCTATGAGCTGCGCAGCCCGGTCGACGATGTGGCCGTCATCCAGGGCCCGGGCCTTGCTATCTCCTCGACCGAGTGCCGCCGGCGGGCGGCGGCAGGCGCCCCGCTGTCCTACCTGGTGCCGCGGCGGGTCTGCGAGTACATCGGCTCGCGCGGCCTCTACGCCGCACCGTGA
- the holA gene encoding DNA polymerase III subunit delta, which yields MFNQVHLIEGPDEFLAERARGQIVAQARTQLGEATVTDMAAGEMTDSEFLEVLSPSLFGDARVVVLHHAETASKAAAELIEKAAVDPGPGIVLVVMHSGAGRTKALAAKLRKIATVWSAAEVKRHQLTAWVNEEFRRHGAHVSPDVVHALLEGVGSDLRELATAISQLVADAQGEVTAAMVKTYYSGVAEVSSFDVADWAVSGQAGRAAAGARRALQLGASPVALAAALSNKIGMIARLYSTRGRVDEQALAKELRAHPFVIKKNLPIARRWSGDEVSQAVILMAELDAEVKGQGGEPGYAIEAAVQKIARLAG from the coding sequence ATGTTCAACCAGGTGCACCTGATCGAAGGTCCGGACGAGTTTTTGGCCGAGCGGGCCCGTGGCCAGATCGTCGCCCAGGCGCGCACGCAGCTGGGCGAGGCGACCGTCACCGACATGGCCGCAGGAGAGATGACAGATTCCGAGTTCCTCGAGGTCTTAAGCCCATCCCTGTTCGGAGATGCCCGGGTGGTGGTCCTGCACCACGCGGAGACCGCCAGCAAGGCGGCCGCCGAGCTGATCGAGAAGGCCGCGGTGGACCCGGGCCCCGGCATCGTGCTCGTCGTCATGCACTCGGGAGCAGGGCGCACCAAGGCGCTCGCCGCCAAGCTGCGCAAAATCGCCACCGTGTGGTCCGCTGCGGAGGTGAAACGCCACCAGCTGACCGCTTGGGTCAACGAGGAGTTTCGGCGTCATGGCGCGCACGTCTCCCCGGATGTGGTGCACGCGCTGCTCGAGGGGGTTGGTTCGGATCTGCGCGAGCTCGCCACGGCGATCTCACAGTTGGTGGCCGACGCGCAGGGTGAGGTCACGGCGGCGATGGTAAAGACCTATTACTCCGGGGTGGCCGAGGTATCCAGCTTCGACGTCGCCGACTGGGCGGTCTCCGGGCAGGCGGGCCGCGCCGCGGCAGGGGCGCGCCGGGCGTTGCAGCTCGGGGCCTCGCCGGTGGCGCTGGCCGCCGCGTTGAGCAACAAGATCGGCATGATCGCCCGGCTTTACTCCACCCGCGGGCGCGTCGACGAGCAGGCGCTGGCCAAGGAACTGCGCGCACACCCCTTCGTGATCAAAAAAAACCTGCCGATTGCGCGCCGCTGGTCCGGCGACGAAGTCTCACAGGCGGTCATCCTCATGGCGGAACTGGACGCGGAGGTCAAGGGCCAAGGTGGCGAACCCGGATACGCCATCGAAGCTGCCGTACAAAAGATCGCCAGGCTCGCAGGCTAA
- a CDS encoding ComEC/Rec2 family competence protein, which translates to MSELRLVPAAAAAWLATLATLLGGRLWWGIAVAGAAVAVALSPPVRRVAQGYGQAIVAGAAGVVGATIAAIRLFFAAPEPSATVDGTLQTAAKVLDSGSVLIRVEVPGYPAAMPAFAREGVLSEEQLRELAAGAKVTLVADWRAAERAGVPQWVGTVRYVDVSAPGGFAGWVAQVRETLRASCQEYLGEGSQSLVPGMVLGDTSLQSPAEQQAYIDTGLTHLTAVSGSNVTIVVAAAFFLARAGAGPAGGGGVCRDRTRAVRRPGGVEPSVLRASVTGCVGLVAVVGSARIEPAHGLAVAVLGLVLWDSDLACQWGFALSVAATGGIIAVFPAIYRALARPWLPDALARVLGVAIAADVVTMPLIGGMAGRVSLVSVLANTLVAPAVAPVTVVGLAATVVALFPGGLETWLLAVIEPCTWWVATVAAVLGGAEHATVTADVLWVLVGYGWLL; encoded by the coding sequence ATGAGCGAGCTGCGCCTGGTACCTGCGGCCGCTGCGGCCTGGTTGGCCACGCTGGCCACGTTGCTCGGCGGGCGGCTGTGGTGGGGGATTGCGGTTGCCGGCGCGGCCGTCGCGGTAGCTCTCAGCCCGCCGGTGCGCCGGGTAGCCCAGGGGTACGGCCAGGCGATCGTTGCCGGTGCGGCGGGTGTGGTCGGCGCAACGATCGCCGCTATCCGGCTGTTCTTCGCCGCGCCTGAGCCGTCGGCCACGGTTGACGGAACGCTGCAGACCGCGGCCAAGGTGCTCGACTCCGGCTCCGTGCTCATCCGCGTCGAAGTCCCCGGTTACCCCGCGGCGATGCCAGCGTTCGCCCGCGAGGGCGTGCTTTCCGAGGAACAGCTGCGCGAGTTGGCGGCCGGCGCCAAGGTGACGCTGGTTGCTGATTGGCGGGCCGCCGAACGTGCCGGGGTGCCTCAATGGGTGGGTACCGTTCGCTACGTCGACGTGTCCGCGCCGGGCGGCTTCGCCGGCTGGGTGGCGCAGGTGCGCGAGACGCTGCGCGCCAGCTGCCAGGAGTACCTGGGCGAGGGGTCCCAGTCCCTGGTCCCAGGGATGGTGCTCGGCGATACTTCGCTGCAAAGCCCGGCCGAGCAGCAGGCCTACATCGATACCGGGCTTACGCATCTGACCGCGGTTTCCGGCTCGAATGTGACGATCGTCGTGGCCGCGGCGTTCTTTCTGGCGCGCGCTGGGGCTGGGCCCGCGGGTGGAGGTGGCGTGTGCCGCGACCGCACTCGGGCTGTTCGTCGGCCTGGTGGGGTGGAGCCTTCGGTGCTGCGGGCTTCAGTCACCGGCTGCGTCGGGCTTGTGGCTGTGGTCGGGTCCGCCCGAATCGAGCCCGCCCACGGGCTGGCGGTGGCGGTCCTCGGCCTCGTGCTCTGGGACTCGGATCTTGCCTGCCAGTGGGGATTTGCGCTTTCGGTGGCCGCCACGGGCGGCATCATCGCCGTCTTCCCAGCCATCTACCGGGCGCTCGCCCGGCCCTGGCTGCCAGACGCGCTCGCCCGCGTGCTCGGCGTGGCGATCGCCGCGGATGTGGTGACCATGCCGCTGATCGGCGGCATGGCAGGGCGCGTATCCCTCGTGTCGGTCCTCGCGAACACTCTGGTCGCGCCCGCGGTCGCTCCGGTCACCGTCGTGGGACTAGCCGCGACGGTCGTGGCGCTGTTCCCGGGCGGCCTCGAGACGTGGCTGCTCGCCGTCATCGAGCCATGCACCTGGTGGGTCGCCACGGTGGCCGCGGTACTCGGTGGGGCGGAACATGCTACCGTCACGGCCGACGTCCTCTGGGTGCTCGTCGGCTACGGCTGGTTGCTCTAA
- a CDS encoding ComEA family DNA-binding protein, giving the protein MTAMKKVRDRLGELARPTGEEDLMRVDCPEPRLQITVRQAVVVAALLAAATCVVVIVRLLAASSDEPAAGGAAQSALGESAVTVAPLEAGGAAAPSSQPPEPAAGEVVVSVVGHVARPGLVRLPAGSRVADALGKAEVLEGSDPRAVNLARRLSDGEQIVVPAPGEELPVPAPSGDTSAAAGEAAPGKVSLNTAGAAELMTLTGVGEVTAQAIIEYRESNGGFTDVDQLNEVRGIGPAKFAALQDAVSL; this is encoded by the coding sequence ATGACGGCGATGAAAAAGGTTCGCGACCGGCTCGGCGAGTTGGCCCGCCCGACGGGCGAAGAAGACCTCATGCGGGTTGACTGCCCGGAACCCAGGCTTCAGATCACCGTGCGCCAGGCAGTGGTGGTGGCAGCTCTCTTGGCGGCCGCGACCTGCGTGGTGGTCATCGTCCGGCTTCTTGCCGCCTCGAGCGACGAGCCGGCGGCCGGCGGCGCGGCACAGTCCGCGCTAGGCGAGTCAGCGGTGACCGTCGCCCCGCTGGAGGCCGGCGGCGCTGCCGCGCCATCTAGTCAGCCGCCGGAGCCTGCGGCCGGAGAGGTCGTCGTCTCGGTGGTGGGGCACGTGGCACGCCCGGGCCTGGTGCGGCTGCCCGCCGGCTCGCGGGTCGCCGACGCGTTGGGTAAAGCCGAGGTATTAGAGGGCTCCGATCCGCGGGCGGTGAACCTCGCCCGGCGGCTTTCCGACGGCGAGCAGATCGTCGTGCCAGCACCCGGCGAGGAGCTGCCGGTCCCCGCGCCGTCCGGCGACACAAGCGCCGCCGCGGGCGAGGCGGCTCCTGGCAAGGTCTCCTTGAACACGGCGGGCGCTGCCGAGCTGATGACCTTAACCGGGGTGGGCGAGGTGACCGCCCAGGCGATCATCGAGTACCGGGAGTCCAACGGCGGCTTCACCGACGTCGATCAGCTGAACGAGGTCCGCGGGATCGGCCCGGCAAAGTTTGCGGCGCTGCAAGATGCAGTCTCGCTATGA